From the Lathyrus oleraceus cultivar Zhongwan6 chromosome 3, CAAS_Psat_ZW6_1.0, whole genome shotgun sequence genome, the window TTTTTTTTCATTAAAATTGTATGTATCCGGATTTAACTTTTGTTTACCCAGCAAATAAAACTTTTGGGTTCATATCTTGCATTGTTACAAATTCTAATCTATTTAAAGAGCCATAAACAAATAAGTATATGATATGTTGAAAACATCATCTACTATTGTCACCATTGTTGCAGCTCTTCATCTTCATTAAGCTTCTGAGACTTCCAAGTAATTACACATTGTTTGGCATCTTTGCATATGTATGAAAACTCCCTCGTGACGTGAGCACGTGAAGAAAAACGCTTTTGGGACGAGAAGAACAAAATTAACTGAAAATATGAATTAGACCTAGTGATGGTATGAAGACATTGGCAAAATTTTGTTTGGCTGAGTTTTTCTCTATACATCATAAATGTTTGAGCCAAGCAGTTTCTCGTCCTCTCTTGGAACTTCTGTGAGTTGAACACCGCCGGCGCGAGTAATCTTGTTCCATTCATTTTCAACTCTAAAAAACACCCATTGGAAGCGCCGGAACATCTCCAACAGAGTGATGCCGAACACTGTGAGATAGTTATGGCGCAAGTGAGCAGATAATTTGTATGTCCACGAACCACGCAGAACAAGGTTGCTTCCAATTACCCAAAAGTATACCTGTAAGTTGTAACTCGTGAATTAGATTCGTCATTgtcaaatcaaattaaaatatgTTGCAATACGATCTTGATCAGATTATTACCCAATGTCGTCCATAAAACACGTTGGAAACTAGACTTGGTTTGGTGAACTTAAATATGCGTGAAAAACCGCTGtaagaaaaaaaaatcattacAAAGCAAAATCTGGGTGAATACTTTCCATTTGGACACCTATGTGTATGTCAATTTCTTTATAGTTTTTTTCATGAGATTTAAACTATATGATATTTTGCAAGTGAAATAGTTGTATTTGTACAAAATTGCAAAGTGTGTTTGTTACTCTATAAACCTGAAAGGGAAAGATGATAGATTTGGTACCTTAAATCCCAATCTCTGGTTATATCCCAGTAAAATGAATAGAGTGAATTAATGACACTTGAGAGAAGCCACAGTGGCCGATAAAGGGTTGTCCATTTCTCAGGGAAGACGTGATATTTTAGGGCTGATAGAAAAATTACCGGGACTGCTGTCGAATATTTTAAAGCTGGAAAACAAGTGCAAATGGAGTTAGCATACTAGAAAAGCAAGCAATTATCGAGATCACAAGTTCATTACCATTATTTAAAATAAGTCTAAAAGAAAAAGATTTGTGTGCCCTAAGTGTTAAAGAATGTATGAACAATAGATTAGACAACACTGCACAAGTAATGCTGAACATCATAAAGGGATCTTACACTTAAGGATAAGGAACAAGAGCACATTCGTTTTTGAGCGGCTATTTGGTCCTTAACTTGTGTGGAGGACCAATCTAGCACATTAGGGTTAGTTTGGCGGACAAAATATTCTCTCAAGTCATATAACTGACAATAAAACACGAAACTGTATACAAAACTTATCAAGAGGTAGTCATAAATATTTGTTAGCATTGTTATTATTAGGGCACACACATTAGTCTACGTTTTAGATGTCCAATCCTGGGTATGAGGAGACGTGTTGAGATCTCATATCGTCTAGAGGTATGACTAAACTAGTCCTTATAAGAAGTAGGCAATCCATTCCTCACCTCTTTGAGATAGCTTTTGGGATTGGGTTACCCCTAAAGCTCAAACTTTTATTAGACCACATGTATTGTCCATTTTAAAAATGTCCAGACCTAGACGTGAGGGAGTGTGTTAAGATCTCAGTTACCAAGTTACCCACGGTCACATTTCATATGTTCAGTACTGAGCATGACAGTGAGTTGAGATCCCACATCGACTACAGATATGGACAAATTTGTATGTAAGGTTTGGTAAATCTTGACCTAGCTTTAGGGTGACTTAGGCCTAAAGTCCAAAATCTAAGAATATTCAAATTGAAACTAATTTTTGACAAAATGAAAAATGAATTCTTATCCAAGATATGTTACATTTTTAGGAGATCAGAGGGAAAAGTTGCTAAGAACAATTACCATTCAAGAGACAATTTTTTTCTTTGGTATCTTTGTATTGGCGAAGACATTGCAATAGACGCCACAAATAAGGAAGAACAAGAACTATTGGTATTGCGATTGAGTGACTACCACATACTGCATCAGCTTCAAACCAAGCAATTGTAGCAACCTGCATattataaaaaaccaaaaatattttattcgAGTCCCTATTATGGAACAAATAAGGAAGGAAATACAAAAATCCAAACAGGCAACCAATGATAAAGAATAGAAAAGAGTTTTGATGTATCTGTAGTGTCTTACCATGTTTAGCATTGGTTACATCAAAGTtataaatgcaaaatgagaaGATTATTATAAACCTAGAGGACCGTGAGAACCCACATTATCTCAAAAAAAATAAGCAAAAGTAACATTCATTTTTTTTAACTTGAAAAGAAACTCATTTAGACTTTTAGTTTTAGGTCACCTATACTACAAAACCTATACTACAAAAGATGGTGGAAAATAGACTTAGGTGATTTGAAGATGTAGAGAGGAAACGTGGATTGTATTGTAAGGAAATGGAGAGTAGTCAAACAACTAGAGGTAGAGGAAAACCTAGAAAAACTATAAGAGAAACTATTTAGAAAGATCTCGAGTTTAATGAGTGGGATAGGgtttggttgttgttgttgtggtcgTCGACACCGTTAATAGAATATGTAGATTGACAAGTTACTACTACCAATTAAAGAAAATTTGGCATGTTTGATTTAACCATACCTGTTTGTTTACCATTCTACAAACCGAACGCTCCAAATCTGAAAACACCTGGATGAAACAAACAGTTAGGAGCCACAACTAGAAGGAGAAATTGATTACTAACACAAAAAATATCAGTTGTaaattttttcataaaaaaaagACCAGAGCAGTGAGGTGGCTATCTAAATATACAAATTTCTTAGCACTTAGAAGTTGGCATTTCCAAAGTTAATAGAAAATTAGACCGATGAATGTACATTAAGTTATATGCTGTACCTTTGCCATGGAGGTTAAAATATCAGCCAAGAAAAAGTCGGGAAACGAAATTGGCTGTATGAAGAAAAGAACCATTAATTGTGAGCCAAATGATAAGCTTTACGCAATCCATAAGAAAATCAATTAACAAACTTACAGAATCTAATgaaataaattacacctaaaaTATCAACATCGTTGAACCAAACTAGTGGTGCTCAAATTACTAAGTTCGCACCTTCACATGAATAGATTTAAAGGAAGCTAATGGAGATGTTGCATATGCTTTACAAAAGTAACCAAATATGTATAAACACTCTAAATTCGATATCTGGCATGATAGTCAAGAATCTTGCCTGCAAAGGGAAAGCTATCCGCAATAGTGTCCTCAAAAAGAAGTACCGAGAGGATAAATAGAAAATATCGAAGGGAAAGACCAAGAGCATTGCAACAAATATGTAGAGAAGCACCTGCAATATGTACTATTACGTGATTAGAATACATGATAGGCAAAATATTATCATAGAAAGGATCGCGGGAAGTAATCCATTTGCTGGCATATAAGAAAATTTTAATTCCATCATTCTTAAACAATTAATCTAACACCAGCTTCTACATGAAAGCATAAATAAGAAGCCCCTGATACCAACACATAGAATGAAACTACATCTACACGTTATATTATAtatcaaaagaaagaaaaaaaatgtaTATAAAAAAAGTCAATGGAGGAAAAAACAGAGCAGATACTGAACTGGTTGAGATGCAGCCAATGATACTTCCCCATGAGAATAGAGATAGAGATAAGAAGTCATGCTGGTAGGGACAAGGATTGTCATCCAAGTGCTACACTGAAAATAACACAAGATTTGAAGTTAGTATATAAACAAGCATGTGGGTTTATGCTCTAAATGTACAGTATTGACATCATCAATCATCAAACCATGTTGTTGACACAATATTCAAAGTTCTTATTATTTTCTACTCCAAGAATTACCACAACTTCAAGAATTACTTTAATTACCAATATATTTTTGAGAAACACGTACAGACAACTCCATGGTCGAAGTATCGATAGTCAAAATCGAATTATCTATTTTTCTTTTATCTGAATTTACCACAATTTCAACAATTACTTTGATTACCAATATATTTTCGAGAACCACATACAGACAACTCCATGGTCAAAGTATCGATTGTTAAAAACGAAAATCAAGAAAAACGTTGAACATTTTTGCACTTATCAATGAATAATGTTTTGTAAAAAACAAAGGCAGGGAACTCGACTACCTTCCATATGTCTTTGTGAGTAAGGTGATTTTGATCAATATCAAAAACCTTGGGATAGCTTACATTGGACTGTAGAAATACCCATACATTCACCCCCCAAAGCCACACCATAATAGTCTGTAAAAGTAAGAGCAAAAATTATCAAGCAAAGTTTTCATAAAAAATGCATTCAACATTAACAGTAGAACTAATTAACCCCCAACTCACCACAAGGAGGAGAGGATTGTAATACAAAAAAGCCTCGTATAAAAACAGATCTCTCAAATTTGCGTCCATTCTCATGACAGAATCCCAACCAATCTGATGCAAGAGCATAAAAAAGTTAATAGTATAGAAAAAGAAATGTTAAGGAATTTTCTCAATGATACATATCATTAAGTGAAAAGACAAGCTTTGACCTTACAGCAAGTAAGTCCCCATATCAGAAAGAGTGTCACctgaaaaagaagaaaaaagtgAGAGTACACAAGAGGTTCATAGACACTAGGAGTTAAAAATTAACCGATATATCAAACTGGCCTATATAATACTTCTACAACAAACAATTTATTTTCCagaaaaaagaataaaataaaattgcGTCTACATAATATCACCAAGGAACATCGCTATAACATAAACATTGCAACAAATGACAAGCTTGCAATTAAAACATGCAGCACAACAGTATTCTTATGCAGATTGTACATGATATACTAACAGACCTTGAACCTCCATAGAAAAGTAGGAGATGGCACGGCATTTTGAATGGGTGAAATCATATTCTTCATTGTATCAGACGATACTATTTTACTGTAGGGAGTTTGGGTCTTCTTCTGCaacacaaaaaaaaataaaaattggTCAATATAAATCATACTGTGATCGGCTGTATTTAAGCTTCTACGGTTAAATTATATTCAGGAACATTGTATTGGCCTTTGTCTATTGCTAACCATATATCTTTAACTTCTGTGTATGCATTATGTGCAATAGGGTTGCACCTTAACACTACCGATTTACTACTTGTCATAAAAATTACAGCATTTACCTAACCAGAAACCTCCAATTCATTAGAGAAATAAATTTTGCACATACAAACTGGGGTATTTCAATGTCCTTAACTCATGTAAATGAAAATAATCCTCAGCTACCAAGGAAAAATAACCCCTACACTATACATACAAAATCCAAGCTTTCCACCTGAAAAGCTCAAAATTTAAGCACCCAGTAGTACAATTGAAGCAAATCCAATTCTTCAATAAATCATAAGCTACACCACATCAGAACTAAGAAAAACCAAAATCAAACATTTGGCAGGCAAGGAAATACTAATTCTAATAGCAACAAATCTATTCACAATCCTTCAACAAATTCCAAAACCTAACAATAAAAAATTCAAACCCAAACAAACAGAGCCATAACAGCACTATAAATGAATCCCATCATGGCCAAAAAAACACATCAAAATCCAAAATTGACAATGACCCATTATTCACAGAAACCTAATACCTCTGACATCTGAATCATGAACTAAAACAAAAAAGAAATTGAATCAGATCAATCAGCTGTTGTTGCAGTTGTCAGAGTGATTCCGATCTGAGAGAAGAGCAATGGGAAACTTTTTCCGACCGCAACATGACAAAAAGAAATGATGATGTTGCGTAAATCTCAAAGAATGCTGTTTAGTTGCATTGTTGGCATTGAGATTTGGAGAGAAAAAACGTGGAAGTGGCAGTGTTGATATTTTACCCGCCACTATGTGTATGTGTTACCAAAAGATTCATTCATTACTCAGTTTCTGAATTGTGAATTGTAAGAGATAGAGAAAGGTTCACAATTTGATTGAACAACGACAAGGAATCGTAACTGTAACTCTACTCGTCTCAACTTTTCAAAGCTTTTAGTTTTTAGctcaaaatgaaaaaaaaataaaaaattattacAGTTGTCGAGTTTTAGTTCTAATATACCACGTATTCATAAATACAGTAAAAAATATCTTAAACGCTGCACTTTTTATCAGTTCCGTCTAAAAACAAGTAATGACATAAAATAGCGATTTTAATAAATTATCATTAGAACTAAAACTATCATGACAGATAAAAAGTGCAGCGTAAAGTAATTAAATTATCACATTGTAAAGTTTTTTATACTGACAGTGTAAAGTAATTAATTTCATATTTAAATAGAATCTGCAGTGATGATGTAAAATAATTTTACACTATCAATCGATTATTATCATATATCTCGTCACATCAGACTATAATTTTTAAATCAATTGTATGACATGACTGAATGATGACTTTTTATATAGGTTTACATTGTCGGTGCATACTCATTAAACTCGTGTGTTAAAGGGCCATTTATAGTGAGTATGATTTTTAATGAAATATTTAGTAATATcttatttaaataatttaaaatgaTATTAAAATTTAAtagaatttaaaataaaaatatttatgtaatttttataaaatatgaaaaacaactaaatttataaaataatatatattattacataattttattttttatattaaaaataattgaaataaaattacaattacatttttttttaaaacGAATGATTATGTCTTTGAAGTTGACTAGTTGTTATACACATCTTTGTTGATAGTAATCGTGATCGTATTGTTGAAAGTGAAGAGATGGTTGAGAGTTCGGTCTCTGATTTTTCTTCGGGTTATTGTATTTGAAAAGAATTATTTTTGTCAAAAATAGTTGATTGGGTAGTATTTATGAATGTACCAATAATTTTGAGAAATCCATCTTAATCATATGAAATTTGTTTGAAGTCAAAATTAGATCGAATTTATTGATCGGTGTGAACTTGTTAGGGTTGTGTTGTGTGTTGGTGTTTATGTTTGTTAGATCCATTATAGGGTAGTAGGAGTTTGTTGTGTAGATGTTATTGGACGTTTATAGAATGATGAGGTAAAGTAGTGATGTTGGGGGTTGAATAATCGAAGTTCGCTTGAGGGATGAGAGTGATATGTTGATGTGGGTGAAACAAGGTTTGTTTTGGTGGTGTTTGGAAATTGTAATTAGTTTTAGGAGTTGTGGTGTAAGGAGGTTGGTGTTGAAATTGAGGAGTAGAGTTGTTGGAAATCAaccacaacctatggagaatttctatcaatcttgatgaacaagatgaTTATCACCCACAGAATGATAATGAGAAGAAATGaacaattgagaaagaaaagaaagaacgatggaaaagaaaaatattttctgcagagtttctctctgcccacaacctgtggaaaacttctttattcactttgcaattGCAAAATTCAGTGAATACAATGTTATTACTTCTCTATTAtaagaataagggttactccctctatttatagatttaggttaacctactccctaagtcaaagcccaaaactataaaagcccaaaatagttaacactgctaaaaataggcctaagtcgaaatcatgtgtgaagcaacatgcttcaacacttcgacacactaatacaactccATACACTTGGTGATTCGGCACTTCCTTGTTCTATCGAGCAAACTGCTTCGACACAAGAatttacaattcaacacaccgcttaattcattgtgtctaagatatatgcattcattcatcataggtcttagtcttctgaacacttcgacctgcactccctttgtcatgatgtctgcaatctgattctcagttctgcagtgttccacattcatcttccaTATGCTACATGCTCTCGAATATAATGGAACCTCATTTagatgtgcttgcttcgaccatgtgctatcaTATTCTTTGCTAGGTTGATAGATGAcatgctgtcgatcttcatggtaattgctccatgactcttcaTTGTTATCTCTTCtaccagattcaccatccatgttgcttgacatgcacaaagtGAAGCAGTTATGTATTCTTCTTCGCACGACGATAATGCCATTActggctcctttctcgaactccaagcaattggtgcaccacctagcataaacacatagccaaatatggattttcgatcctcaacattactacaccaacttgagtcggtgtatcccactaatttgcattctttttcttcatcagctgcaggaaacaaaattacatagtcgagagttcctttcatATACCTTATtatcctcttcgtcgctgctagatgtgatatctttggcttctgcatgaatctactcactATACCTAtattgtatgctaagtcaggccttgtgtgatAAAGGTATCAAAGTGACCCAATAAGTTTTCTATATTGGattgggtcgacatcatcttcatctgaatctttcgacaatTGTAATCTAGGCTCAGTTGGGTCGAAGttaggttgcaatcttgcatctcaaatctcttgagtacttcgcctgcataccttctttgaagcatcatcaaacctctatcactcttgtagaattcgatgctAAGTAAGTATGAGATatcacccagatctgacatttcaaattccttaTTGAGACCACCGTTGAAGTCtttgatctccttcttgcagctacctgttatcaataagtcatCGACATAAAGACATAGTATAAACAATTCgctcttgcttcttcttacatatactccatgttcagttttgcacttcacaaattccttctcccttaaAAGCCACatatcttcttgttccaagctcttggagcttgtttaagtccgtacggggctttatgcagcttgtacacctttctttcttcgccttgtttcacaaacccatCTGGTcgtgcaacataaacttcttcttctaaggggccattcatgaatgcatatttcacatccattTGACACATTTGTCAGTTATTtatgtttgctagaccaacaaccaacctgattgttttgatcctagCAACAAGTGCAAAAACTCCGTCGAAGgcgattccttctttctgaagaaatcctttcacCACAAGTCTAGCCTTGTGTCGAATCACTTCTCttttgggattcaacttcaccttgtatacccacttcacatcgattgccttcttaTCTTGGGGAAATTCtacaagtgaccaagtgttgttgactttgattgactCCAGTTCTTCATTCGTTACTTTCACTTCAAATCTTTCAATGCCTCATCTACATTGACTGGTTCGACGtctgcgtagaaagcatagtgtaccagcttaccttcttcattgaccatatcatttgatgtaatcacacattcttgcaaccttgcaggcat encodes:
- the LOC127127145 gene encoding uncharacterized protein LOC127127145 isoform X1, whose amino-acid sequence is MIQMSEKKTQTPYSKIVSSDTMKNMISPIQNAVPSPTFLWRFKVTLFLIWGLTCCKIGWDSVMRMDANLRDLFLYEAFLYYNPLLLVTIMVWLWGVNVWVFLQSNVSYPKVFDIDQNHLTHKDIWKCSTWMTILVPTSMTSYLYLYSHGEVSLAASQPVLLYIFVAMLLVFPFDIFYLSSRYFFLRTLLRIAFPLQPISFPDFFLADILTSMAKVFSDLERSVCRMVNKQVATIAWFEADAVCGSHSIAIPIVLVLPYLWRLLQCLRQYKDTKEKNCLLNALKYSTAVPVIFLSALKYHVFPEKWTTLYRPLWLLSSVINSLYSFYWDITRDWDLSGFSRIFKFTKPSLVSNVFYGRHWVYFWVIGSNLVLRGSWTYKLSAHLRHNYLTVFGITLLEMFRRFQWVFFRVENEWNKITRAGGVQLTEVPREDEKLLGSNIYDV
- the LOC127127145 gene encoding uncharacterized protein LOC127127145 isoform X2, whose product is MRMDANLRDLFLYEAFLYYNPLLLVTIMVWLWGVNVWVFLQSNVSYPKVFDIDQNHLTHKDIWKCSTWMTILVPTSMTSYLYLYSHGEVSLAASQPVLLYIFVAMLLVFPFDIFYLSSRYFFLRTLLRIAFPLQPISFPDFFLADILTSMAKVFSDLERSVCRMVNKQVATIAWFEADAVCGSHSIAIPIVLVLPYLWRLLQCLRQYKDTKEKNCLLNALKYSTAVPVIFLSALKYHVFPEKWTTLYRPLWLLSSVINSLYSFYWDITRDWDLSGFSRIFKFTKPSLVSNVFYGRHWVYFWVIGSNLVLRGSWTYKLSAHLRHNYLTVFGITLLEMFRRFQWVFFRVENEWNKITRAGGVQLTEVPREDEKLLGSNIYDV